From the genome of Streptomyces sp. NBC_00523:
TCGTCCACGCCCGCGAGGTCCGGGCCGCCGTCACCGCCGACGCCGTCCGCCGCCTCCTGGCCGCCCAGGGCGCCGACGTACACCTCGGCTGCGAGGGCGCACCGGACCCGGACTGGACGCGGCTCGGGGTGAGCGTCGGATCCCGGGAGGCGGTGGCGGTCGCCTCCATACGGCCCGTCCCCGCCGGCGACACCGCCGCCGGACTGCTCACCCGGCTCGGCCCCGACGCCGCCCGCTGGGGTCTGCTCCGGGCCGCCGGGCACGACCGCGCCCCCCTGGGGAGCGAGCTGATCGCGCAGACCGAGGCCAACGCCCTCTTCCGGGTGCGTTACGCCCACGCCCGCGCCCTTGCAGTCGGCCGGGAGGCGGCCCGGCTCGGGATCGCCGTCGCCGGGCCCGGCGAGGACATCGACGCGACCGGGGCGGCCGACCTGCTCACGCTGCTCGACGCGCACCCCGCCGTACTCGCGGGCGCAGCCCGCCACCGCGCCCCCGACCGGCTCGCCCGGCACCTCGACGCGGTCGCGGCCGCCTTCTTCGACGTCCACGACGCCGCCCCACCGCTCCCCGTCGGGGACGAGAAACCCTCGGCCGCCCACCGCTCCCGGACGGCCCTCGCCGAAGCCGCCGGGACGGTGCTGGCCGGCGGCCTGTCCCTGCTCGGCGTCAGCGCGCCCGAACACCTCTGAGCACCCTAGAGAGCAGAGCCACACGATGAGCCGATCCGCACACCCCGCCGGACCCCGTCACGCCGATGTCATGTCCGAGGGCCACTACCTCGCCCCCGCCGACGACCTCAACGTCCTGGACGAGAAGGTGTGGTCCCGCACCGTCACCCGCGACGAGCACGGCGCCCTGACCGTCGGCGGGCTCACCGTGTCCCGCCTCGCCGAGGAGTTCGGCACCCCCGCCTACTTCCTGGACGAGACCGACTTCCGCGCCCGCTGCCGCGCCTGGTCCGACGCCTTCGGGCCCGGGGCCGACGTCTTCTACGCGGGCAAGGCGTTCCTCTCCCGGGCCGTCGTGCGCTGGCTCAAGGAGGAGGGGCTCAACCTCGACGTCTGCTCGGCCGGCGAGCTGGCCACCGCGCTCGACGCCGGGATGCCCGCCGAGCGCATCGCCCTCCACGGCAACAACAAGAGCGTCGAGGAGATCGAGCGCGCCGTCGCGGCGGGCGTCGGACGCATCGTCCTCGACTCCTTCCGGGAGATCGTCCGCGTGGCCCACGTCGCGCAGAGCCTCGGCAAGCGCCAGCGCGTCCAGATCCGGGTCACCGTCGGCGTCGAGGCGCACACCCACGAGTTCATCGCCACCGCCCACGAGGACCAGAAGTTCGGCATCGCGCTCGCCGGGGGACAGGCCGCCGAGGCCGTGCGCCGGGCGCTCACCCTGGACGGGCTCGAACTCGTCGGCATCCACTCCCACATCGGGTCCCAGATCTTCGACATGGCCGGCTTCGAGGTCTCCGCCCGCCGCGTCGTGCAGCTGCTCGCCGAGGTGCGCGACGAGCACGGCGTCGAACTGCCCGAGATCGACCTCGGCGGCGGCCTCGGCATCGCGTACACCTCCGAGGACGACCCGCGCGAACCGCACGAGATCGCCAAGTCGCTCGGCGACATCGTGACCCGCGAGTGCGAGTCCGCCGGGCTCGCCACCCCCCGCATCTCCGTGGAGCCCGGCCGCGCCATCGTCGGCCCGACCGCCTTCACGCTGTACGAGGTCGGCACGATCAAGCCGCTGGAGGGCCTGCGCACCTACGTGAGCGTGGACGGCGGCATGTCGGACAACATCCGGACCGCGCTGTACGACGCCGAGTACAGCGTCGCGCTCGCCTCGCGGACCTCGGACGCCGAACCGATGCTCGTCCGGGTCGTCGGCAAGCACTGCGAGAGCGGCGACATCGTGGTCAAGGACGCCTTCCTGCCGGCGGACCTGGCCCCCGGCGACCTGATCGCCGTGCCCGCCACCGGCGCGTACTGCCGCTCCATGGCGAGCAACTACAACCACGCCCTGCGCCCGCCGGTCGTCGCCGTGCGGGACGGGGAGGCGCGGGTGATCGTCCGGCGCGAGACGGAGGAAGATCTCCTGCGTCTCGACGTCGGCTGATGACGTATTTCCGGGGGCGTACCACGCTGTCCCCATAAACATCTCAGGATCCGGACGGGTGGCGGGAACACCCGTCCGGTGAGTGAGACTGGTCCGTACTACAGGTGTAAAGGAAACGAGGTCGGATGATGCGTACGCGTCCGCTGAAG
Proteins encoded in this window:
- the nrtL gene encoding ArgS-related anticodon-binding protein NrtL — protein: MTPVDLSTTVLHAVRRAVREDALRAPVPARVRVERTRPGGRGDYASAVALQLAGPAGLAAREVAEILRDRLAGAPGVAGVEITGPGFLNFTLDAATGAAAHRDLVHRVREQGERYGYGDALAGQRLRLVHAREVRAAVTADAVRRLLAAQGADVHLGCEGAPDPDWTRLGVSVGSREAVAVASIRPVPAGDTAAGLLTRLGPDAARWGLLRAAGHDRAPLGSELIAQTEANALFRVRYAHARALAVGREAARLGIAVAGPGEDIDATGAADLLTLLDAHPAVLAGAARHRAPDRLARHLDAVAAAFFDVHDAAPPLPVGDEKPSAAHRSRTALAEAAGTVLAGGLSLLGVSAPEHL
- the lysA gene encoding diaminopimelate decarboxylase, producing MSRSAHPAGPRHADVMSEGHYLAPADDLNVLDEKVWSRTVTRDEHGALTVGGLTVSRLAEEFGTPAYFLDETDFRARCRAWSDAFGPGADVFYAGKAFLSRAVVRWLKEEGLNLDVCSAGELATALDAGMPAERIALHGNNKSVEEIERAVAAGVGRIVLDSFREIVRVAHVAQSLGKRQRVQIRVTVGVEAHTHEFIATAHEDQKFGIALAGGQAAEAVRRALTLDGLELVGIHSHIGSQIFDMAGFEVSARRVVQLLAEVRDEHGVELPEIDLGGGLGIAYTSEDDPREPHEIAKSLGDIVTRECESAGLATPRISVEPGRAIVGPTAFTLYEVGTIKPLEGLRTYVSVDGGMSDNIRTALYDAEYSVALASRTSDAEPMLVRVVGKHCESGDIVVKDAFLPADLAPGDLIAVPATGAYCRSMASNYNHALRPPVVAVRDGEARVIVRRETEEDLLRLDVG